The following coding sequences lie in one Thermotoga sp. Mc24 genomic window:
- a CDS encoding radical SAM protein — protein MKSELFYRKLEKCDLCPRNCGVNRLKGEKGACGVTSSPVVSSWGPHFGEERILVGRNGSGTVFFTYCNLKCVYCQNYEISQLGIGEEITVEDLLKIFMKLQDMGVENLNLVTPTHQVPFIIDALERMDRKIPVVYNCGGYESVDTIASLEGFVDIYMPDFKYSDPELGEKLSGVKDYPRFALEALKVMIDQVGEHVMRNGVMKKGVLVRHLVLPGFLENSFGVIDLLSTLEPKPLVNIMAQFHPSYRAKEYGLNRFITRSEYLKVVEYAKKKKLNLIEVERWLMWL, from the coding sequence GTGAAGAGTGAACTTTTCTACAGGAAACTTGAAAAGTGTGATCTCTGTCCCAGAAATTGTGGAGTGAACAGACTCAAGGGAGAAAAAGGAGCCTGTGGAGTAACAAGCTCTCCCGTTGTTTCTTCCTGGGGGCCTCATTTTGGAGAGGAAAGAATACTCGTTGGCCGTAATGGAAGTGGAACCGTCTTTTTCACCTACTGCAATCTCAAATGTGTCTACTGTCAGAACTATGAAATCAGTCAGCTGGGTATAGGAGAAGAAATAACAGTTGAAGATCTTTTGAAGATATTCATGAAACTTCAGGATATGGGTGTGGAAAATCTCAACCTGGTGACTCCCACTCACCAGGTACCTTTCATAATCGATGCCCTCGAGAGAATGGACAGAAAAATTCCCGTTGTTTACAACTGCGGGGGGTACGAATCCGTCGATACCATAGCTTCTCTTGAAGGGTTCGTCGATATCTACATGCCGGATTTCAAGTACAGTGATCCTGAACTTGGAGAAAAACTCTCTGGTGTGAAAGACTATCCAAGATTCGCTCTGGAAGCCCTGAAGGTTATGATCGATCAGGTGGGAGAACACGTGATGAGAAACGGTGTTATGAAAAAGGGAGTTCTTGTGAGACACCTTGTTCTTCCCGGTTTCCTTGAAAACAGCTTTGGTGTGATCGACCTGCTTTCAACACTGGAGCCAAAACCACTTGTGAACATCATGGCGCAGTTTCACCCGTCGTACAGAGCGAAAGAATATGGACTCAATAGATTCATCACCAGAAGCGAATATCTGAAAGTCGTGGAATATGCGAAAAAGAAAAAGCTCAATCTCATAGAAGTAGAGAGGTGGCTGATGTGGTTGTAA
- the trmB gene encoding tRNA (guanosine(46)-N7)-methyltransferase TrmB, with the protein MVVTEYELKPQNFPRFPLDWSEIFGRKAKIVVEVGFGNGEFLTELARRHPEKDFVGFELSITSFVKAQKKFKRYNLKNVRLVKVDARFGLRELFPDSSVEKVYINFPCPWPKKRHEDRRITSYDFLQTLSAVLEMDGTVEFATDEEWYAREVLDTFESSEYFVVDVFEENFRRDVETRYERKWKSQGKKTYLIVARKVKSGIVKRLMEGENNMAHSVFEGNVTWEKLKELEGKVFKDENKIFVVKKVYRDNDYLLKVISTDEGGFQQMYYLNLSGRDGKWVLKLDEGSDPYRTPALKWSLRRIIEELTAQGSF; encoded by the coding sequence GTGGTTGTAACAGAATACGAACTGAAACCTCAAAACTTTCCCAGATTCCCTCTCGACTGGTCTGAAATATTCGGCAGGAAAGCGAAGATAGTGGTTGAGGTTGGTTTTGGAAACGGGGAATTCCTGACAGAACTTGCAAGAAGGCATCCGGAAAAAGACTTCGTTGGTTTTGAGCTATCCATCACTTCCTTCGTAAAAGCACAGAAAAAGTTCAAAAGGTACAATCTGAAAAATGTTCGACTTGTGAAGGTAGATGCCAGGTTTGGTCTGAGAGAACTGTTTCCCGACAGCAGTGTGGAAAAGGTCTACATCAACTTTCCATGTCCATGGCCAAAGAAAAGACACGAAGATCGAAGAATCACCAGCTATGACTTTCTCCAAACGCTCTCTGCTGTCCTGGAGATGGATGGCACGGTGGAGTTTGCAACCGATGAAGAATGGTACGCACGGGAAGTTTTAGACACTTTCGAGAGTTCAGAGTATTTTGTCGTAGATGTGTTCGAAGAGAACTTCAGAAGAGATGTAGAAACCCGCTACGAAAGAAAGTGGAAGTCTCAAGGGAAGAAGACCTATCTGATCGTCGCAAGAAAAGTGAAGAGTGGAATTGTAAAAAGACTGATGGAGGGTGAAAACAACATGGCTCACAGTGTGTTCGAAGGCAATGTCACCTGGGAAAAGCTGAAAGAACTGGAAGGAAAGGTGTTCAAAGATGAAAACAAGATCTTCGTCGTGAAAAAGGTGTACAGAGACAACGATTATCTTCTGAAGGTGATCTCCACTGACGAAGGAGGTTTCCAGCAAATGTACTATCTCAATCTTTCCGGAAGAGACGGCAAATGGGTTTTGAAGTTGGACGAAGGTTCTGATCCCTACAGAACACCTGCCCTGAAATGGTCCCTCAGGAGAATCATCGAGGAGTTAACCGCTCAGGGCTCTTTTTGA
- a CDS encoding iron-containing alcohol dehydrogenase family protein translates to MWEFYMPTDVFFGEKILEKKGSIIDILGKRALVVTGKSSSKKNGSLDDLRKLLNETGISYEIFDEVEENPSFDNVMKAVERYRNDSFDFVVGLGGGSPMDFAKAVAVLLKEKDLSVEDLYDREKVKHWLPVVEIPTTAGTGSEVTPYSILTDPEGNKRGCTLMFPVYAFLDPGYTYFMSDKLALSTGVDALSHAVEGFLSRKSTPPSDALAIEAMKIIHRNLPKAIEGNREARKKMFVASCLAGMVIAQTGTTLAHALGYPLTVEKGIKHGKATGMVLPFVMEVMKEEIPEKVTTVNHIFGGSLLRFLKELGLYEKVTVSSEELEKWVEKGSKAKHLTNTPGTFTPEKIRNIYREALGV, encoded by the coding sequence ATGTGGGAATTCTACATGCCCACAGATGTCTTTTTTGGAGAAAAGATCCTCGAAAAAAAAGGAAGCATAATAGATATTCTTGGAAAAAGGGCCCTGGTGGTGACCGGTAAATCTTCTTCGAAGAAGAATGGATCCCTTGATGATCTGAGAAAGCTTCTCAACGAAACAGGAATATCCTACGAGATTTTCGATGAAGTCGAGGAGAATCCGTCTTTCGATAACGTCATGAAAGCTGTTGAGAGGTACAGAAACGATTCTTTCGATTTTGTCGTGGGACTCGGTGGAGGAAGTCCAATGGATTTCGCCAAAGCGGTGGCCGTGCTTTTGAAAGAAAAAGATCTTTCCGTTGAAGATCTGTACGATAGAGAAAAAGTGAAGCACTGGCTTCCAGTTGTGGAGATACCGACCACCGCCGGAACGGGTAGTGAGGTCACGCCGTATTCCATTCTCACCGATCCAGAAGGAAACAAAAGAGGTTGTACACTCATGTTCCCGGTGTACGCGTTTCTCGATCCCGGATACACCTATTTCATGTCTGATAAACTGGCTCTGTCAACTGGAGTTGATGCGCTTTCCCACGCGGTCGAGGGATTCCTCTCCAGAAAGAGCACACCGCCCTCTGATGCCCTCGCGATCGAAGCCATGAAGATAATACACAGGAATTTACCGAAGGCCATTGAAGGAAACAGAGAAGCCAGAAAGAAGATGTTCGTGGCCTCCTGCCTTGCTGGAATGGTGATTGCGCAAACTGGAACCACATTGGCGCACGCTCTGGGTTATCCTCTGACAGTGGAGAAGGGAATAAAACACGGAAAGGCGACAGGTATGGTGCTCCCGTTTGTCATGGAAGTAATGAAAGAAGAAATTCCAGAAAAAGTGACCACGGTGAACCACATATTCGGTGGCAGTCTTTTGAGATTTCTGAAAGAGCTTGGGCTTTATGAAAAAGTAACAGTCTCCTCTGAAGAACTGGAGAAGTGGGTCGAAAAGGGTTCCAAAGCGAAACACTTGACCAACACACCTGGTACTTTCACTCCCGAGAAGATCAGAAACATATACAGGGAGGCCCTCGGGGTGTGA
- a CDS encoding bifunctional ADP-dependent NAD(P)H-hydrate dehydratase/NAD(P)H-hydrate epimerase: MRVATAQEMKEIDELTIKEYGVDSRILMERAGISVVLAMEEELGNLSDYRFLVLCGGGNNGGDGFVVARNLLGTAKDVLVVSLGKKKTPDCEYNYGLYKKFGGKVVDKFEPFLLNEFDVVVDAIFGTGLRGEITGEYAEMIDLVNKSGKIVVSVDIPSGVDSNTGKVLGVAVKADLTVTFGVPKIGHILFPGRDHTGKLKVANIGHPVYLMDSINRYVITREMVRSLLPERPRDSHKGTYGKVLIIAGSRLYSGAPVLSGMGALKVGTGLVKLAVPFPQNLIAISRFPELISIPVDTEKGFFGPRNIQECLDLSKDVDVVAIGPGLGNNEHVREFVNEFLKTLEKPVVIDADAINVLDSSVLKERKSSAVLTPHPGEMARLVRKTIGDVKYNYELAEEFSKENGCVLVLKSATTIVTDGVRTLFNITGNTGLSKGGSGDVLTGMIAGFMAQGLSPLEASAVSVYLHGFAAELFEQDERGLTASELLHLIPEAIRRLRE; this comes from the coding sequence GTGAGAGTGGCAACCGCTCAAGAGATGAAAGAGATCGACGAATTAACGATAAAAGAATACGGCGTGGATTCGAGAATCCTCATGGAACGAGCAGGGATTTCTGTTGTTCTCGCGATGGAAGAAGAACTTGGGAATCTTTCTGATTACAGATTCCTGGTTCTTTGCGGGGGAGGAAACAATGGAGGAGACGGCTTTGTCGTAGCCAGAAATCTCCTCGGTACGGCGAAAGATGTTCTGGTTGTCTCTCTTGGAAAGAAAAAAACTCCCGATTGTGAATACAATTACGGTCTTTACAAAAAATTCGGAGGAAAAGTAGTAGATAAATTCGAACCCTTCCTTCTGAACGAATTCGATGTGGTGGTTGACGCCATTTTTGGAACGGGCCTGAGAGGGGAAATCACAGGAGAGTACGCTGAGATGATAGATCTCGTAAATAAATCGGGAAAAATAGTTGTTTCTGTTGACATCCCATCGGGAGTAGATTCGAACACAGGTAAGGTTCTTGGAGTAGCGGTGAAAGCGGATCTCACGGTTACCTTTGGAGTTCCAAAGATAGGTCACATTCTCTTTCCGGGAAGAGATCACACGGGAAAACTCAAAGTCGCCAACATAGGTCATCCTGTTTACCTGATGGATTCGATCAATCGATATGTGATAACGCGGGAAATGGTTCGCTCTCTTCTGCCAGAGCGTCCCAGAGATTCCCACAAGGGAACCTACGGAAAAGTGCTGATAATAGCAGGGTCCAGATTGTACTCCGGAGCTCCCGTGCTTTCTGGAATGGGGGCCTTGAAAGTGGGAACAGGTCTTGTGAAACTCGCAGTTCCTTTTCCACAGAATCTGATCGCTATTTCGAGATTTCCAGAACTCATTTCCATTCCTGTGGATACAGAAAAAGGTTTCTTCGGTCCACGGAATATTCAGGAATGTCTGGATCTATCAAAAGATGTGGATGTGGTAGCCATCGGACCGGGTCTTGGAAACAACGAGCACGTGAGAGAATTTGTCAACGAGTTTCTGAAGACACTCGAAAAACCGGTTGTCATCGATGCCGATGCCATTAACGTTTTGGATTCCTCAGTTTTGAAAGAGAGAAAATCCTCGGCGGTGTTAACTCCGCATCCTGGGGAAATGGCAAGACTCGTGAGAAAAACCATTGGGGACGTTAAGTACAATTACGAACTGGCCGAGGAGTTCTCAAAGGAGAACGGTTGCGTGTTGGTTTTGAAATCTGCTACCACCATTGTAACGGACGGTGTGAGAACTCTGTTCAATATAACGGGAAACACGGGCCTCTCAAAGGGGGGAAGTGGAGACGTTCTAACAGGGATGATAGCCGGCTTTATGGCACAGGGACTTTCTCCTCTCGAAGCTTCCGCGGTTTCTGTGTATCTCCACGGTTTTGCCGCAGAGCTTTTTGAGCAGGATGAGAGAGGTCTCACCGCTTCTGAACTGTTACACCTCATACCCGAGGCTATAAGGAGGTTGAGAGAATGA
- a CDS encoding OsmC family protein, whose translation MQARWIGNMMFHVRTDSNHDVLMDAKEEVGGKDAAPRPLELVLTGLMGCTGMDVVSILKKMKVIDQMKDFRIEIEYERAEEHPRIFTRVHLKYIFKFDGEPPKDKVEKAVQLSQEKYCSVSAILKCSSKVTYEIVYEN comes from the coding sequence ATGCAAGCACGATGGATAGGGAATATGATGTTTCATGTAAGAACGGACTCGAATCATGATGTTCTCATGGATGCAAAAGAAGAGGTCGGGGGAAAGGACGCTGCTCCCCGACCTCTTGAGCTCGTTCTCACCGGACTCATGGGATGTACTGGCATGGACGTGGTTTCAATTTTGAAAAAAATGAAAGTGATTGATCAGATGAAAGATTTCAGGATAGAAATTGAGTACGAACGCGCGGAAGAACATCCTCGCATATTCACCAGAGTGCACCTGAAGTACATCTTCAAGTTCGATGGAGAGCCCCCGAAGGACAAGGTTGAGAAAGCCGTTCAGCTCTCCCAGGAGAAATATTGCAGTGTCTCTGCCATTTTGAAGTGCTCTTCGAAGGTAACTTACGAGATCGTTTACGAGAATTGA
- a CDS encoding lytic transglycosylase domain-containing protein: protein MRSFFLCFLFVLVFIANLYRLFPDDYYDFISKNSNDLDPLLIQSIIWVESSFDKNAVSSLGAFGLMQIMPSTAVWLKKKFSLEEDFKDPEGNIIYGIVYLRFLKDLYGDLDKAIMAYNIGPTALDEGRNLDSARRYLKKVKRTYLIYRFLYNER from the coding sequence GTGAGGAGTTTCTTTCTGTGTTTTTTGTTTGTTCTTGTGTTTATAGCGAATCTCTACAGATTGTTCCCGGATGATTATTACGATTTCATATCCAAAAATTCCAACGATCTCGATCCTCTTCTCATTCAAAGTATCATATGGGTGGAGAGTAGTTTTGATAAAAACGCGGTTTCTTCGCTTGGGGCCTTTGGTCTCATGCAGATCATGCCTTCAACGGCCGTCTGGTTGAAAAAGAAATTTTCTCTGGAGGAGGATTTCAAGGATCCAGAGGGAAACATAATCTACGGAATCGTTTATCTGAGATTTTTGAAAGATCTGTACGGGGATCTCGACAAAGCTATCATGGCTTACAACATAGGGCCAACTGCTCTGGACGAAGGAAGAAATCTGGACAGTGCGAGAAGATACTTGAAAAAAGTGAAGAGGACCTATCTCATATACCGTTTCCTCTACAATGAGAGGTGA
- a CDS encoding tetratricopeptide repeat protein — MNVLEKIVRDLISEKRITEARNLLSLFPEEFPHLELEVEYAARNWKAVKRLYENLPDEFREKYKEYYEYAMNQLNIDYSKETEEALKEMERKNFQGAASILESIVKDYPELVEVIALRYKLALQRNEKRAIEKYRKLLLSLDRTHPALIETKVSSRRIGVFEVFTLSLLVALLVTTILAFYILPSRIEVNVPSSESEVNIKPVEQRIEDILANIVVLTENLGKINDSLEENFSVLQENMSSISENIESLREALTNLESRLSRIESAVAKTSSEEPSVSVVYVTAREDRIERAKGLWFLGYMFYLRRDYDEAINRFEVAIKEVGEDDVYFKDDVYYYRALSYYYKGDTSTARSLFEEFIKLFPDSEYADDAEYFLKRL, encoded by the coding sequence ATGAATGTTCTGGAAAAAATCGTGAGGGATCTCATCAGTGAGAAAAGAATCACCGAAGCAAGAAATTTGCTCTCCCTCTTTCCAGAAGAGTTTCCCCATCTTGAACTGGAAGTAGAGTATGCTGCCAGGAACTGGAAGGCTGTGAAAAGGCTCTATGAAAACTTGCCGGATGAATTCAGAGAGAAATACAAAGAGTACTACGAGTACGCAATGAACCAACTGAATATAGACTATTCGAAAGAAACAGAAGAAGCCCTCAAGGAGATGGAGCGAAAGAATTTTCAGGGAGCTGCCTCCATACTCGAATCGATCGTCAAAGACTATCCTGAACTCGTGGAAGTAATAGCTCTGAGATACAAGCTTGCTCTTCAGAGAAACGAAAAGAGGGCGATTGAAAAGTATCGAAAGCTTCTTTTGAGCCTTGACAGAACGCACCCCGCTCTGATCGAAACCAAAGTTTCCTCTCGGAGGATAGGTGTTTTCGAAGTGTTCACACTTTCTCTTTTGGTTGCACTACTTGTCACAACGATACTCGCTTTTTACATCCTTCCCTCACGCATAGAAGTGAATGTGCCATCCTCTGAGAGTGAGGTAAATATTAAACCTGTCGAACAGCGTATCGAAGATATCTTAGCGAACATCGTTGTTCTCACAGAAAATCTGGGAAAGATAAACGATTCCCTTGAAGAGAATTTCAGCGTCTTGCAAGAAAACATGAGCTCCATCTCTGAGAACATAGAATCTCTTAGAGAGGCTCTGACGAATCTGGAATCCAGACTCTCCAGGATCGAATCCGCTGTAGCAAAAACTTCGAGCGAAGAACCTTCAGTATCTGTTGTTTACGTTACCGCACGGGAAGATCGAATAGAAAGAGCGAAGGGTCTGTGGTTTCTGGGTTACATGTTCTATCTGAGAAGAGACTACGATGAAGCCATTAACAGGTTTGAAGTTGCCATAAAGGAAGTTGGGGAAGACGACGTCTATTTCAAAGATGATGTTTACTATTACAGGGCTTTGAGTTACTACTACAAAGGCGATACATCGACCGCTCGTTCGCTCTTTGAGGAATTCATAAAGCTTTTCCCAGATAGCGAGTACGCGGACGACGCGGAGTACTTTTTGAAGAGGCTGTGA